One segment of Geomonas ferrireducens DNA contains the following:
- the ileS gene encoding isoleucine--tRNA ligase yields MDYKDTLNLPSTNFPMKGNLPQREPEMLKHWNEIDINQKIEEAGANRPRYILHDGPPYANGHIHIGHALNKILKDIVLKSKRMEGFAAPYVPGWDCHGLPIELQVEKNLGSKKHEISKLEMRKLCREYAAKFVGIQREEFERLGIFGDWDEPYLTMNASYEGATARELARFAENGGLYKGKKPVHWCSSCGTALAEAEVEYADHKSPSVFVKFALKEDLGSAVPALSGKKASMVIWTTTPWTLPANLAIALHPELDYVALALNSGDVVIVADGLKESFLKEIGAEGEVLAKFPSKILEKKLARHPFYDQDSIILLGEHVTLEAGTGCVHTAPGHGQEDYELGLQAGLDIYNPVDNRGRFYENIEFFAGQFVFDANKNVIEKLIEVGALLGSKEISHSYPHCWRCKKPVIFRATEQWFISMEKNDLRGKALSEINNVNWIPKWGRERIYGMIENRPDWCVSRQRSWGVPIAAFYCKSCGNVMADGKVMHHVADLFAEHTSDIWYDWDAAKFLPEGTTCPSCGKNEFEKEGDILDVWFDSGTSHAAVLELRENLGSPADMYLEGSDQHRGWFHSSLLASVGTRGRAPYKNVLTHGFVMDGAGRKMSKSVGNVVAPEDVIKKFGGDVLRLWVAAQDYRDDLRISQEILTRLSESYRRIRNTCRYILGSINDFNPETDCVAYADMPELDRWAMHQLELLKEKVLASYNDSEFHILYHAVNGFCTVEMSAFYLDILKDRVYTSKKDSAARRSGQTVMYKVLDALVRMVAPVLSFTAEEVWAEMPGNRESSVHLALFPALTPEVKDDALAVRWEKIIKIRSEVSKALELARVKKVIGHSLDAAVSLKASGDTEAFLKEYAAQLPEIFIVSKAELCDSLSGEVYQAEGIEGLEVAVSAAPGEKCERCWCYSEELGKDAEHPAICPKCLAAVK; encoded by the coding sequence ATGGATTACAAGGATACTCTCAATCTCCCCAGTACCAATTTCCCTATGAAGGGCAATCTTCCCCAGCGCGAGCCCGAGATGCTCAAGCACTGGAACGAGATCGACATAAACCAGAAGATCGAAGAGGCGGGGGCGAACCGCCCGCGTTACATTCTGCACGACGGTCCTCCGTACGCCAACGGTCACATCCATATCGGCCACGCGCTGAACAAGATCCTCAAGGACATCGTCCTCAAGAGCAAGCGGATGGAAGGCTTCGCCGCTCCTTACGTGCCGGGGTGGGATTGCCACGGCCTCCCCATCGAGTTGCAGGTCGAGAAGAACCTGGGCTCCAAGAAGCACGAGATCTCCAAGCTCGAGATGCGCAAGCTCTGCCGCGAGTACGCCGCCAAGTTCGTCGGCATCCAGCGCGAGGAGTTCGAGCGCCTCGGGATCTTCGGCGACTGGGACGAGCCCTACCTGACCATGAACGCGAGCTACGAAGGGGCGACCGCCCGCGAACTGGCGCGCTTCGCCGAGAACGGCGGCCTCTACAAGGGTAAGAAGCCGGTACACTGGTGCTCTTCCTGCGGCACGGCGCTCGCCGAGGCCGAGGTCGAGTACGCCGACCACAAGTCCCCCTCCGTGTTCGTGAAGTTCGCCCTGAAGGAGGACCTGGGGAGCGCGGTGCCCGCGCTTTCCGGCAAAAAGGCCTCCATGGTGATCTGGACCACCACCCCCTGGACCCTTCCCGCGAACCTCGCCATCGCGCTGCACCCGGAACTCGACTACGTGGCGCTTGCGCTCAACAGCGGTGACGTGGTCATCGTGGCAGACGGCCTGAAGGAGAGCTTCCTTAAGGAGATCGGCGCGGAAGGCGAGGTGCTGGCCAAGTTCCCCTCCAAGATCCTGGAGAAGAAGCTGGCCCGCCACCCGTTCTACGACCAGGACTCCATCATCCTCTTGGGTGAGCACGTGACCCTCGAAGCCGGTACCGGCTGCGTCCACACCGCGCCGGGCCACGGCCAGGAGGACTACGAACTCGGCCTGCAGGCGGGGCTCGACATCTACAACCCGGTCGACAACCGCGGCCGCTTCTACGAGAACATCGAGTTCTTCGCCGGCCAGTTCGTCTTCGACGCCAACAAGAACGTGATCGAGAAGCTGATCGAGGTCGGTGCGCTCTTGGGCTCCAAGGAGATTTCCCACTCCTACCCGCACTGCTGGCGCTGCAAGAAGCCGGTCATCTTCCGCGCCACCGAGCAGTGGTTCATCTCCATGGAGAAGAACGATCTGCGCGGCAAGGCGCTTTCCGAGATCAACAACGTGAACTGGATCCCGAAGTGGGGTCGCGAGCGCATCTACGGCATGATCGAGAACCGTCCCGACTGGTGCGTCTCCCGTCAGCGCTCCTGGGGCGTCCCCATCGCCGCCTTCTACTGCAAGAGCTGCGGCAACGTGATGGCGGACGGCAAGGTCATGCACCACGTGGCGGACCTCTTCGCCGAGCACACCTCCGACATCTGGTACGACTGGGATGCCGCGAAATTCCTGCCGGAAGGGACCACCTGCCCCTCCTGCGGCAAGAACGAGTTCGAGAAGGAAGGGGATATCCTCGACGTCTGGTTCGACTCCGGCACCTCGCACGCAGCCGTCCTTGAGCTGCGCGAGAACCTGGGTTCCCCGGCGGACATGTACCTGGAAGGGAGCGACCAGCACCGCGGCTGGTTCCACTCCTCGCTGCTTGCAAGCGTCGGCACCCGTGGGCGCGCTCCCTACAAGAACGTACTCACCCACGGCTTCGTCATGGACGGCGCCGGCCGCAAGATGAGCAAGTCGGTGGGCAACGTGGTCGCCCCCGAGGACGTCATCAAGAAGTTCGGCGGCGACGTGCTCCGCCTCTGGGTGGCGGCACAGGACTACCGCGACGACCTGCGCATCTCCCAGGAGATCCTGACCCGTCTCTCCGAGAGCTACCGCCGCATCAGGAACACCTGCCGCTACATCCTGGGCAGCATCAACGACTTCAACCCGGAAACGGATTGCGTGGCGTACGCCGACATGCCGGAGCTCGACCGCTGGGCCATGCACCAGTTGGAGCTTCTGAAGGAGAAGGTGCTCGCCTCTTACAACGACAGCGAGTTCCACATCCTGTACCATGCCGTGAACGGCTTCTGCACCGTCGAGATGAGCGCCTTCTACCTCGACATCCTGAAGGACCGCGTCTACACCTCGAAGAAGGATTCAGCGGCAAGGAGAAGCGGCCAGACCGTGATGTACAAGGTGCTCGACGCCCTGGTGCGCATGGTGGCGCCGGTGCTCTCCTTCACCGCCGAAGAGGTCTGGGCGGAGATGCCCGGCAACCGCGAGTCGAGCGTGCACCTGGCGCTCTTCCCGGCGCTCACCCCCGAGGTCAAGGACGATGCGCTTGCCGTCCGCTGGGAGAAGATCATCAAGATCCGCTCTGAGGTCTCCAAGGCGCTCGAGCTTGCCCGTGTGAAGAAGGTGATCGGGCACTCGCTCGACGCCGCCGTCTCGCTGAAGGCAAGCGGCGACACCGAGGCATTCCTCAAGGAGTATGCGGCGCAGCTTCCGGAGATCTTCATCGTCTCGAAGGCTGAGCTTTGCGACAGTCTTTCCGGTGAGGTGTACCAGGCGGAGGGGATCGAAGGGCTTGAGGTGGCGGTTTCCGCCGCCCCCGGCGAGAAGTGCGAGCGCTGCTGGTGCTACAGCGAAGAGCTGGGCAAGGACGCCGAGCATCCGGCGATCTGCCCGAAGTGCCTTGCGGCGGTGAAATAA
- the lspA gene encoding signal peptidase II has translation MKLKYIILAAISALVLVLDQVSKVYIDKSMTLHSSFPVIEGLFNITYLRNKGAAFGILSSSAYRLPFFLLVSTVAVVVILVAVSKLRDDQKLNVASLSLIFSGALGNMIDRVRLGEVIDFLDVHWKGHHWPAFNIADSAICVGVFILAIDMLLEERREKQKTPPAN, from the coding sequence ATGAAACTCAAATACATCATCCTCGCGGCGATCTCTGCGCTGGTGCTGGTGCTGGACCAGGTGAGCAAGGTCTACATCGACAAGTCCATGACCCTGCACAGCTCCTTCCCCGTCATCGAGGGGCTCTTCAACATCACCTATCTGCGCAACAAGGGGGCGGCCTTCGGCATACTCTCCTCGTCGGCCTACCGGCTTCCCTTCTTCCTGCTGGTGTCGACCGTTGCCGTCGTGGTCATCCTGGTGGCGGTCAGCAAGCTGCGCGACGACCAGAAGCTGAACGTGGCCTCGTTGTCGCTCATCTTCTCCGGCGCGCTCGGCAACATGATCGACCGCGTCCGTCTGGGTGAGGTGATCGACTTCCTCGACGTGCACTGGAAGGGGCACCACTGGCCCGCCTTCAACATCGCCGATTCCGCCATCTGCGTCGGCGTTTTCATCCTGGCCATCGACATGCTGCTCGAGGAGCGCCGGGAAAAGCAGAAGACGCCCCCCGCCAACTAA
- the ybgC gene encoding tol-pal system-associated acyl-CoA thioesterase, giving the protein MEVRIYYEDTDAGGVVYHSNYISYMERARTEFLRTHGLSVREMHDKGIIFPVVHIDANFRAPARLDDLLVVRTQIAVLKNSSFTVAQQVVRKDDEKLLVEARVTLACVSPEMKAKRLPNEIRELFTRLLEENPQEG; this is encoded by the coding sequence ATGGAAGTAAGAATCTACTACGAGGATACCGACGCGGGCGGGGTGGTGTACCACTCCAATTACATAAGCTACATGGAGCGGGCGAGGACCGAATTTCTCAGGACGCACGGGCTTTCGGTGAGAGAGATGCACGACAAGGGAATCATCTTCCCCGTGGTGCACATCGACGCCAACTTCCGCGCACCGGCTCGGCTGGACGACCTGCTGGTGGTGCGTACCCAGATCGCGGTGCTGAAAAACAGCTCTTTCACGGTGGCGCAGCAGGTGGTTCGGAAGGATGACGAAAAACTGCTCGTGGAGGCGAGGGTGACGCTTGCCTGCGTCAGCCCGGAGATGAAGGCAAAGCGTTTGCCGAACGAGATCAGGGAACTGTTCACGAGGCTTCTGGAGGAGAACCCGCAGGAAGGTTGA
- the glnE gene encoding bifunctional [glutamate--ammonia ligase]-adenylyl-L-tyrosine phosphorylase/[glutamate--ammonia-ligase] adenylyltransferase, whose amino-acid sequence MSRLSDLAALLLSALSQPDKGDLPHLLEQGGFSYGARTVENLRLLSEVLPGERLVEVAIASLAAPMPDMALNGLERISTIVTRDMLVNLCSRRALTAQLMNICGSSPFLTTIICRDPSALQRLFMDREIMIRRTEEEMLEALRLRIPEGTGYAEIFSHLRRFKYAEMLRIAARDLNGLAPLEEVTAELSSLAAATLQIAYETAYRELVREHGTPMEEGADGPVPAEFTIIGMGKFGGRELNFSSDIDLIYFYSSDKGECTGVPDGRGGFRNKLSLHAFFVKLSEMVSRAISQVTEDGFVFRVDMGLRPDGKGGDLATSMRSAEVYYEAWGQSWERAAMMKARPVAGSIELGERLLAALTPFVYRRYLDYNLIEDMMAMKKKIDASLARKQEGEVNIKLGRGGIREIEFFIQALQLVYAGKNPQLRERNSLKALKTLYQARLIKEIDCASLSDAYRFLRTVEHRIQVVQERQTHALPRKDEELLALARRCGYLRKDGLQRFSETLERHRRAVSAIYGDLFLSRDEKIKEEVLPEVHFFFDHNADPDLIKDMLEERRFEHPDAGYENLLVLRDGPAKVNLTEQGRRTLEKIAPLFLQEVFSAPDPDLALTNLERFLSSQRTRSSIYALLAENRDILKLLTSLFGMSEFLSKIFIGHPELLDSMASHGYAYLQKERAAMAKELDTFLTQADGFEEQLDAMRSYRHEEFLRIGMNDIYGKMKQPEVAQQLTDLADVTLAAACCMATGELARFGRPMVVEEDGTKHEASFAIVAMGKLGGFELNYHSDLDIIYIYDGQGFTDGEKSITNREYFAKLGQKIILVLTTQTREGYAYKIDTRLRPSGNAGPLVTSLESFQSYHADEAQIWERQALTKARVTYGDPRLKAAIERVIEQTVYGASADEGVRTEIHRLRMRMENELAKESTGSYNIKTGRGGMVDVEFIIQFLQLKYGCEHGEIRCPNTLEAMDAMRMQGLLSEPDYQALAEGYRFLRRLENRLRIIHDYSMNDLGGPLKYLNKLARRLGYDPMLKNPGQALMADYERVTEAVREVYGRILGGEAGGPAVSVPNSPPQEGEG is encoded by the coding sequence ATGAGCCGCCTTTCCGACCTCGCCGCACTGCTGCTGTCCGCCCTGTCGCAGCCGGACAAAGGTGACCTCCCACATCTCCTGGAGCAGGGAGGCTTCAGCTACGGTGCACGCACGGTCGAGAACCTTAGGCTTCTTTCCGAAGTACTGCCGGGCGAGCGGCTTGTCGAGGTGGCCATCGCCTCGCTCGCCGCTCCCATGCCTGACATGGCGTTGAACGGCCTCGAGCGCATCAGCACCATCGTCACGCGCGACATGCTCGTCAACCTCTGCTCACGCCGCGCGCTCACCGCGCAGCTCATGAACATCTGCGGTTCCTCCCCCTTCCTCACCACCATCATCTGCCGCGATCCCTCGGCACTGCAGCGACTCTTCATGGACCGCGAGATCATGATCCGGCGCACCGAAGAGGAGATGCTGGAGGCCCTGCGCCTGCGCATCCCGGAAGGGACCGGGTACGCCGAGATCTTCTCCCACCTGCGCCGTTTCAAGTACGCCGAGATGCTGCGCATAGCCGCCCGCGACCTGAACGGCCTCGCCCCGCTGGAGGAAGTCACCGCGGAGCTTTCCTCCCTTGCGGCCGCGACGCTGCAGATCGCCTACGAGACCGCCTACCGCGAGCTCGTGCGCGAACACGGCACCCCGATGGAAGAGGGGGCCGACGGACCGGTGCCGGCGGAGTTCACCATCATCGGCATGGGGAAATTCGGCGGGCGGGAACTCAACTTCTCCTCCGACATCGACCTCATCTACTTCTACTCGTCCGACAAGGGAGAATGCACCGGCGTCCCCGACGGACGCGGCGGCTTCAGGAACAAGCTGTCCCTGCACGCCTTCTTCGTGAAACTCTCCGAGATGGTGAGCCGCGCCATCTCCCAGGTCACCGAGGACGGCTTCGTCTTCCGCGTCGACATGGGATTACGACCCGACGGCAAGGGTGGGGACCTCGCCACCTCGATGCGCTCCGCCGAGGTGTACTACGAGGCTTGGGGACAGTCGTGGGAGCGCGCCGCCATGATGAAAGCGCGTCCCGTGGCGGGTTCCATCGAGCTTGGTGAGCGCCTGCTCGCCGCGCTCACCCCATTCGTCTACCGCCGCTACCTCGATTACAACCTGATCGAGGACATGATGGCGATGAAGAAGAAGATCGACGCCTCGCTCGCCAGGAAGCAGGAGGGCGAGGTCAACATCAAGCTCGGCCGCGGCGGCATCCGCGAGATCGAGTTCTTCATCCAGGCCCTGCAACTGGTCTACGCCGGGAAGAACCCGCAGTTGAGGGAGCGCAACTCGCTCAAGGCCCTGAAGACCCTGTACCAGGCCCGCCTCATCAAGGAGATCGATTGCGCCTCGCTCTCCGACGCCTACCGCTTCCTGCGCACCGTCGAGCACCGCATCCAGGTGGTGCAGGAGCGCCAGACCCACGCCCTGCCGCGCAAGGACGAGGAGCTTTTGGCCCTGGCGCGGCGCTGCGGTTACCTTAGAAAGGACGGGCTGCAGCGTTTCAGCGAGACGCTGGAGCGGCACCGCCGCGCCGTCTCCGCCATCTACGGCGACCTCTTCCTGTCCCGCGACGAGAAGATCAAGGAGGAGGTCCTCCCCGAGGTCCACTTCTTCTTCGACCATAACGCCGACCCCGACCTCATCAAGGACATGCTCGAGGAGCGTCGCTTCGAGCACCCGGACGCCGGCTACGAGAACCTCCTCGTGCTGCGCGACGGTCCGGCCAAGGTGAACCTCACCGAACAGGGGCGCCGCACCCTGGAGAAGATCGCGCCGCTCTTTTTGCAGGAGGTCTTCTCGGCTCCCGACCCCGACCTCGCCCTCACCAACCTGGAGCGTTTCCTCTCCTCGCAGCGCACCAGGTCCTCGATATACGCCCTGCTGGCCGAGAACCGGGACATCCTGAAACTACTCACCTCGCTTTTCGGGATGTCCGAGTTCCTCTCCAAGATCTTCATCGGGCACCCGGAACTGCTCGACAGCATGGCCTCGCACGGCTACGCCTACCTGCAAAAGGAACGCGCTGCCATGGCGAAGGAGCTGGATACCTTTCTCACCCAGGCGGACGGATTCGAGGAGCAGTTGGACGCCATGCGAAGCTACCGTCACGAGGAGTTCCTGCGCATCGGCATGAACGACATCTACGGCAAGATGAAGCAGCCGGAAGTAGCGCAGCAGCTGACCGATCTCGCCGACGTGACCCTCGCCGCCGCCTGCTGCATGGCGACCGGAGAACTCGCCCGTTTCGGGCGTCCGATGGTGGTCGAGGAGGACGGCACGAAGCACGAAGCCTCCTTCGCCATCGTCGCCATGGGGAAACTGGGGGGCTTCGAGCTCAACTACCACTCCGACCTCGATATCATCTATATCTACGACGGACAGGGGTTCACCGACGGCGAAAAGAGCATCACCAACCGCGAGTACTTCGCCAAACTGGGTCAGAAGATCATCCTGGTACTCACCACGCAGACCCGCGAGGGGTACGCCTACAAGATAGATACAAGGTTGCGCCCTTCCGGCAATGCAGGACCTCTCGTCACCTCGCTGGAATCCTTCCAGAGCTACCATGCCGACGAGGCGCAGATCTGGGAGCGCCAGGCGCTCACCAAGGCGCGGGTGACCTACGGCGATCCGCGCCTCAAGGCGGCCATCGAGCGGGTCATCGAGCAGACGGTGTACGGCGCGAGCGCCGACGAAGGAGTGCGCACGGAGATCCACCGGCTCAGGATGCGTATGGAGAACGAGCTCGCCAAGGAGTCGACCGGCAGCTACAACATCAAGACCGGGCGCGGCGGCATGGTGGACGTCGAGTTCATTATCCAGTTCCTGCAGCTCAAATACGGCTGCGAGCACGGTGAGATCCGCTGTCCCAACACCCTTGAAGCGATGGACGCCATGCGCATGCAAGGGCTTCTCAGCGAGCCGGATTACCAGGCCTTAGCCGAGGGGTACCGCTTCCTGCGCCGCCTGGAAAACCGGCTGAGGATCATCCACGACTACTCGATGAACGATCTGGGTGGACCACTCAAGTACCTGAACAAGCTGGCGCGACGTCTTGGTTACGATCCGATGCTCAAGAACCCGGGACAGGCTCTCATGGCCGATTACGAGCGGGTGACCGAGGCGGTACGCGAGGTGTACGGCAGGATACTCGGAGGCGAAGCTGGTGGACCGGCCGTTTCCGTTCCCAATTCCCCGCCCCAGGAGGGGGAGGGTTAG
- the mtnA gene encoding S-methyl-5-thioribose-1-phosphate isomerase — protein sequence MSFRTIEWRDNKVIMIDQTRLPAEEVYNEYTDFQGVAEAIRGMVVRGAPAIGIAAAMGVALGAREIIADGFDTFYRQLENVCDVLGRTRPTAVNLFWGLERMKRVALQHKELDLHSIRELLKAEAISIEAEDLAICKEIGRHGAALVKEGASILTHCNAGGLATAGYGTALGVIRGAHEAGKNIRVFADETRPWLQGARLTAWELMKDSIPVTLISDNMAGWLMKSGQIDFCVVGADRIAANGDTANKIGTYSVAVLAKENRIPFYVAAPISTLDLKLSNGDQIPIEERAPEEVTKVQGVTIAPEGVKVRNPAFDVTPARYITGIITEKGVVRGDYEKELRALVGL from the coding sequence ATGTCCTTCAGAACCATAGAGTGGCGCGACAACAAGGTGATCATGATAGACCAGACGAGGCTCCCCGCCGAGGAGGTCTACAACGAGTACACCGACTTCCAGGGGGTCGCCGAAGCGATCCGCGGCATGGTGGTTCGTGGAGCCCCGGCCATCGGCATCGCCGCCGCCATGGGGGTCGCCCTCGGCGCCCGCGAGATCATCGCCGACGGCTTCGACACCTTCTACCGCCAGCTCGAAAACGTCTGCGACGTGTTAGGCCGCACCCGCCCCACCGCGGTCAACCTCTTCTGGGGACTGGAGCGCATGAAGCGCGTGGCGCTGCAGCACAAGGAACTGGACCTGCACTCGATCCGCGAGCTTCTGAAGGCCGAGGCGATCAGCATTGAGGCGGAGGACCTCGCCATCTGCAAGGAGATCGGCCGCCACGGCGCCGCCCTCGTCAAGGAGGGGGCTTCCATTCTCACCCACTGCAACGCCGGAGGGCTTGCCACCGCGGGCTACGGTACCGCGCTCGGCGTGATCCGCGGCGCCCACGAGGCGGGCAAGAACATCCGCGTCTTCGCCGACGAAACCCGCCCCTGGCTCCAGGGTGCGCGCCTCACCGCCTGGGAGCTGATGAAGGACTCCATTCCTGTCACCCTCATCTCGGACAACATGGCCGGCTGGCTCATGAAGAGCGGGCAGATCGACTTCTGCGTCGTCGGCGCCGACCGCATCGCCGCAAACGGCGACACGGCGAACAAGATCGGCACCTACAGCGTCGCCGTCCTCGCCAAGGAGAACCGGATCCCGTTCTACGTCGCGGCCCCCATCTCCACCCTCGACCTGAAACTTTCCAACGGCGACCAGATCCCGATAGAGGAACGCGCCCCGGAAGAGGTGACCAAGGTGCAGGGGGTAACCATCGCGCCCGAAGGGGTCAAGGTCAGAAACCCTGCCTTCGACGTCACCCCCGCCCGCTACATCACCGGCATCATCACCGAAAAAGGGGTGGTGCGCGGCGATTACGAGAAGGAACTCAGAGCACTGGTCGGGCTATGA
- the gatB gene encoding Asp-tRNA(Asn)/Glu-tRNA(Gln) amidotransferase subunit GatB has product MLGALCVHAFALDGATMKYQVVIGLEVHTQLTTNTKIFCGCSTKFGSEPNSQTCPVCLGFPGALPVLNRQVVEYAIRAGLATNCSITQRNVFARKNYFYPDLPKGYQISQFDLPICQHGHLDIEVEGETKRIGITRIHMEEDAGKLVHADISEVGDDSCVDLNRACTPLLEIVSEPDMRSPDEAIAYLKKLHQIVMYLGICDGNLEEGSFRCDANVSLMPVGSTVFGTRAELKNINSFKFIKQAIEYEIERQAEILDDGGKVIQETRLFDPNTGTTRSMRGKEEAHDYRYFPDPDLVPVLIADQWIEDVRAELPELPEAKRARYVAELGLPEYDAEVLASSRELAQYYEETVALFPQAKIVSNWVMGEVARALNDDNNRSITDCPVTPALLADLLKLMEKGTISGKIAKTVFDEMYKTGKAPEKIVEEKGLVQVSDTGAIEAMVDEVLNNNPGQVEQYRGGKETVFGFFVGQVMRASKGKANPAVVNELLLKKLKA; this is encoded by the coding sequence ATCCTCGGTGCCCTCTGTGTTCATGCTTTTGCTTTAGACGGAGCCACTATGAAATATCAGGTCGTCATCGGGCTTGAGGTACACACCCAGCTCACCACCAACACCAAGATCTTCTGCGGCTGCTCGACGAAGTTCGGCTCGGAGCCGAACTCCCAGACTTGCCCGGTTTGCCTAGGCTTCCCCGGCGCGCTTCCGGTCCTGAACCGGCAGGTGGTGGAATACGCCATCCGCGCGGGCCTCGCCACCAACTGCTCCATCACCCAGAGAAACGTCTTCGCCCGGAAGAACTACTTCTACCCGGACCTCCCCAAGGGGTACCAGATCAGCCAGTTCGACCTCCCCATCTGCCAGCACGGTCACCTCGACATCGAGGTTGAAGGGGAAACGAAGCGGATCGGCATCACCCGCATCCACATGGAGGAGGACGCCGGCAAGCTGGTGCACGCCGACATCTCCGAGGTGGGGGACGATTCCTGTGTCGACCTGAACCGCGCCTGCACGCCGCTTCTCGAGATCGTCTCCGAGCCGGACATGCGCTCCCCGGACGAGGCGATCGCGTATCTCAAGAAGCTGCACCAGATCGTCATGTACCTCGGCATCTGCGACGGCAACCTCGAGGAGGGAAGCTTCCGCTGCGACGCGAACGTCTCGCTCATGCCGGTAGGCTCCACCGTCTTCGGCACCCGCGCGGAGCTCAAGAACATCAACTCCTTCAAGTTCATCAAGCAGGCGATCGAGTACGAGATCGAGCGTCAGGCCGAGATCCTCGACGATGGCGGCAAGGTGATCCAGGAGACCCGCCTCTTCGACCCGAACACCGGCACCACCCGCTCCATGCGCGGCAAAGAGGAGGCCCACGACTACCGCTACTTCCCGGACCCGGACCTCGTCCCGGTGCTGATCGCGGACCAGTGGATCGAGGACGTGCGCGCCGAGCTCCCCGAGCTTCCGGAGGCGAAGCGTGCCCGCTACGTCGCCGAGCTTGGGCTTCCCGAGTACGACGCCGAGGTGCTTGCATCGAGCCGCGAACTCGCCCAGTACTACGAGGAGACCGTCGCCCTCTTCCCGCAGGCTAAGATCGTTTCCAACTGGGTCATGGGCGAGGTGGCACGCGCCCTGAACGACGACAACAACCGCTCCATCACCGACTGCCCGGTCACCCCTGCCCTCCTCGCCGACCTTCTGAAGCTCATGGAGAAGGGAACCATCTCCGGCAAGATCGCGAAGACCGTCTTCGACGAGATGTACAAGACCGGCAAGGCGCCGGAGAAGATCGTCGAGGAGAAGGGGCTGGTGCAGGTCTCCGACACCGGTGCCATCGAGGCCATGGTCGACGAGGTGCTGAACAACAACCCCGGCCAGGTCGAGCAGTACCGCGGCGGCAAGGAGACCGTTTTCGGCTTCTTCGTAGGCCAGGTGATGCGCGCCTCCAAAGGGAAGGCGAACCCGGCGGTGGTGAACGAGCTGCTGCTTAAGAAACTGAAAGCATAA